From a region of the Armatimonas rosea genome:
- the dapB gene encoding 4-hydroxy-tetrahydrodipicolinate reductase: MIKVAVTGALGRMGSEVVRAVQAAEGMEIVAQIELGDNLADELKYSDAQVMVDFTIPASALANIRTALASKVIPIVGTSGLSPADLDEIRGLCETHQTACLIAPNFAIGALLMMQFAAQAAKYLPDVEIIELHHEKKVDAPSGTAVKTAQMIAAARTGTPIPRPETAFESHAGATGAEVDGVPVHSVRLPGFVASQEIIFGAQGQRLSLRHDSLDRTSFMPGVVLAIQKSASLKGLTYGLENLL; this comes from the coding sequence ATGATCAAAGTTGCTGTTACCGGCGCACTGGGCCGGATGGGAAGTGAAGTGGTTCGGGCGGTCCAGGCCGCTGAGGGGATGGAGATTGTCGCACAGATCGAACTGGGCGATAACCTTGCGGATGAGCTGAAGTACTCCGATGCACAGGTCATGGTGGACTTCACCATTCCCGCGTCGGCGCTGGCCAATATCCGCACGGCACTGGCGAGCAAGGTCATCCCGATCGTGGGGACCTCCGGGCTCTCTCCGGCGGACCTCGACGAGATCCGGGGGCTCTGTGAGACCCACCAGACCGCGTGCTTGATCGCGCCCAACTTTGCTATCGGGGCGCTCCTGATGATGCAGTTTGCCGCGCAGGCCGCCAAGTACCTGCCCGATGTCGAGATTATCGAGCTGCACCACGAGAAGAAGGTCGATGCGCCCTCCGGGACAGCGGTCAAGACCGCGCAGATGATCGCGGCGGCTCGCACCGGCACCCCGATTCCCCGGCCCGAGACCGCCTTTGAGAGCCACGCCGGGGCCACGGGCGCGGAGGTCGATGGGGTGCCGGTCCACTCGGTGCGCCTGCCGGGGTTTGTGGCCAGCCAGGAGATTATCTTTGGGGCACAGGGCCAGCGCCTCTCGCTCCGCCACGACTCGCTGGACCGCACGAGTTTTATGCCCGGAGTCGTGCTGGCGATTCAAAAATCCGCGAGCCTGAAGGGCCTGACCTACGGCCTAGAAAACTTGCTCTAG